A window from Chitinophaga filiformis encodes these proteins:
- a CDS encoding FecR domain-containing protein, which yields MKQPEQHIIDALLEKHSLGILTPEERDLLEKWYADFPQGESVWANASEKAAMKDALRAEIFDVIAAEETRPVKSSLRRIWWQAAAVIAVLVLVSLVYSKREPAYVVVNAAAGKGVVRLQLPDQSEMWLEPGTVVRYQKDFGKRNRQITLLDGMAFFSVKEQSARPFIVSMPGGVAAQVLGTAFTVKKYAQSQNVEVMVSSGAVQVADSAGVLAVLKAGQQLRYQTAVRTATKTEGMVADWREGDLTISNASFPEVAHILENHYGLQVAFNAANVASYRFTFRIGRQDTAADVLEMLKDISGIEYTLTGNKVTIH from the coding sequence ATGAAACAACCCGAACAGCATATCATTGACGCTTTGTTAGAAAAGCATTCCCTGGGTATCCTTACACCGGAGGAAAGGGACTTATTGGAAAAATGGTATGCTGACTTCCCGCAGGGGGAAAGCGTCTGGGCCAATGCTTCAGAGAAAGCAGCTATGAAAGATGCGCTGCGGGCAGAGATATTTGACGTAATAGCCGCTGAAGAGACGCGCCCGGTTAAATCATCCTTGCGAAGGATCTGGTGGCAGGCTGCTGCAGTCATCGCAGTTCTTGTGCTGGTATCGCTGGTATATAGCAAAAGAGAACCGGCATATGTTGTTGTAAATGCTGCTGCCGGTAAAGGCGTTGTCAGATTACAATTGCCTGACCAATCTGAAATGTGGCTGGAACCAGGTACCGTGGTGCGTTATCAGAAGGATTTTGGTAAGCGTAACCGGCAGATAACGCTGTTAGACGGAATGGCATTTTTTTCGGTGAAAGAACAATCAGCGCGCCCCTTTATCGTCAGTATGCCCGGCGGCGTAGCCGCGCAAGTGCTCGGCACCGCTTTCACTGTAAAGAAATACGCACAGTCACAGAACGTGGAGGTAATGGTAAGTTCCGGTGCAGTACAGGTGGCAGACAGCGCAGGGGTATTAGCTGTACTGAAAGCAGGACAACAACTCCGTTATCAAACGGCAGTCAGAACGGCTACAAAGACAGAAGGCATGGTAGCGGACTGGCGTGAAGGTGATCTGACCATCAGCAATGCATCGTTTCCCGAGGTGGCCCATATCCTGGAGAATCACTATGGATTGCAGGTAGCATTTAATGCAGCAAATGTTGCATCCTATCGTTTTACATTCCGTATTGGCAGGCAAGACACAGCTGCAGACGTGTTGGAGATGCTGAAAGACATAAGCGGAATTGAATATACACTCACCGGTAACAAGGTGACCATACATTGA
- a CDS encoding RNA polymerase sigma factor yields MSLPDFQRITDNELWQLVRGGDVSAYGELYERHWETLFEAAYWHLYDKSTAKDIVQEVFVYCWQKRAQIEINESIAAYLRAAVRFKVLNYLKAAGAREKYEQLAGQALPLITYPTDEYMARSDLSASYHRELTRLPDKMREVFTDSRDLGLSIEEIARKRAISPQTVKNQLSNALKKLRKALGNFYME; encoded by the coding sequence ATGTCCTTACCCGACTTTCAGCGTATCACTGATAATGAACTCTGGCAACTTGTCAGAGGTGGCGATGTATCCGCTTACGGCGAGTTATATGAGCGTCACTGGGAAACCCTGTTTGAAGCAGCGTACTGGCATCTGTATGATAAATCCACCGCCAAAGACATCGTGCAGGAAGTTTTCGTGTATTGCTGGCAGAAAAGAGCACAAATAGAGATCAACGAATCAATTGCCGCGTACCTGCGGGCTGCAGTACGTTTTAAGGTACTAAACTACCTGAAGGCAGCCGGCGCCAGGGAGAAATATGAGCAGTTAGCTGGTCAGGCCTTGCCCCTTATTACTTATCCCACTGATGAATACATGGCCAGGTCCGACCTGAGCGCCAGCTATCACCGTGAACTTACGCGCCTGCCCGATAAAATGAGGGAGGTATTCACAGATAGCAGAGATCTTGGGCTTTCTATAGAGGAAATAGCCAGGAAACGCGCAATATCCCCACAAACGGTTAAAAATCAATTGTCTAATGCTTTGAAGAAACTCCGGAAAGCCTTAGGCAATTTTTACATGGAATAA
- a CDS encoding ankyrin repeat domain-containing protein, which produces MIHKNIYQQDHSLTPEIFTLIKEHRNEEAKPYLLKNPGEVHLKGWSDNTPLHIASESGNVEMVKYLIEKGADINAVGSGVYTALCWATNYEIAQLLLAHGATIGHEALHVATGRDRLDIVDLLLTSGATINAAHPQYFACSSVACLEVYIKHGVDLNGSDEHQSTLLHRLAWNERPAVFDFAYQHGCRWTKDSSRRTPYVLARQGYRKKMLSHFELHYADLIDNAITTVNAEKYLFEETYFLKQCDFNPNWFIALTKKSKLVRYVKHLQQLVVDQVIEIDAPTLRNFTFDKNGHLILPTAGKRMLVIDITSFKLIKTITLEEGLDLDQITYLPSKNIYVCSSSNWTITFLAEDFQKISSKKSKNGIIRPVINQQGNLISFVSYNHQIFDDLYELTDDLEVKYILTFFKRRGNFSRTVDIYDNEMAVTYINRLSYFSYENGLLRRLWEVDISRFPSKYSFSYVVFVNADLMIVGKGKSLLFVNKQEQKITAVETVSLKAEISRLVVSQNKENIVIITPKELKLFSLTAIG; this is translated from the coding sequence TTGATCCATAAGAACATTTATCAGCAGGATCACAGCCTGACACCTGAGATTTTCACGTTGATTAAGGAGCACAGGAATGAAGAAGCAAAGCCGTATCTTCTGAAAAATCCCGGAGAAGTTCATTTGAAGGGCTGGTCAGACAATACCCCTTTACACATTGCTTCAGAAAGCGGCAATGTTGAAATGGTAAAATATTTAATTGAAAAGGGCGCAGACATAAATGCGGTAGGAAGTGGTGTGTATACGGCATTATGCTGGGCGACTAATTATGAAATAGCCCAACTACTCCTTGCCCATGGTGCGACTATAGGTCACGAGGCCTTACATGTAGCTACAGGAAGAGATAGGCTGGATATTGTAGACCTGCTGTTAACAAGCGGAGCAACCATCAATGCAGCACACCCGCAATATTTTGCCTGTTCATCTGTTGCTTGTCTGGAAGTGTACATAAAGCACGGTGTTGATCTCAATGGCAGTGATGAACACCAAAGTACATTATTACATAGGCTGGCCTGGAATGAACGGCCGGCGGTTTTCGATTTTGCATATCAGCATGGTTGCCGTTGGACGAAGGACAGCAGCAGAAGAACGCCTTATGTGTTAGCCAGGCAGGGTTATAGGAAAAAGATGCTCAGTCATTTTGAACTTCATTATGCCGACTTGATCGACAATGCAATTACAACTGTTAATGCAGAAAAATATTTGTTTGAAGAGACTTATTTTTTGAAACAATGCGATTTCAACCCCAATTGGTTCATAGCACTTACTAAAAAATCAAAATTGGTAAGATATGTAAAGCACCTGCAGCAATTAGTAGTTGATCAGGTAATTGAAATCGATGCGCCTACCCTGAGAAATTTTACGTTCGACAAGAACGGGCACCTCATTCTTCCCACGGCTGGTAAGAGAATGCTGGTCATCGATATAACAAGTTTCAAATTGATCAAAACCATAACACTGGAGGAAGGATTGGACCTGGATCAGATCACTTACCTGCCTTCAAAGAATATCTATGTCTGCAGTTCTTCCAACTGGACAATAACTTTCCTGGCTGAAGACTTTCAAAAGATCAGCAGCAAAAAATCTAAAAACGGGATCATCAGGCCTGTCATCAATCAACAGGGCAACCTGATCTCATTCGTTAGCTATAACCATCAGATTTTTGATGATCTATATGAACTTACAGACGATCTGGAAGTCAAATACATACTGACTTTTTTCAAACGTCGGGGGAATTTCTCCCGGACGGTTGATATTTATGATAACGAAATGGCTGTAACATATATCAATAGGCTATCGTATTTCAGCTATGAAAATGGTTTACTCCGGCGACTGTGGGAAGTTGATATTTCACGCTTTCCTTCAAAGTATAGCTTTAGCTATGTAGTATTTGTGAATGCTGATCTGATGATTGTGGGTAAGGGTAAATCACTGCTCTTTGTCAACAAACAAGAGCAAAAGATTACAGCTGTAGAAACCGTTTCGTTGAAGGCAGAAATCTCTCGTTTAGTTGTCAGTCAGAACAAGGAGAATATAGTTATTATCACTCCTAAGGAGTTGAAATTGTTTTCGTTAACCGCAATTGGCTAA